The Acidimicrobiales bacterium region GGAACCGACCGCATCCACACCGCCATCCTGACCTCGCAGGCCGACTACAGCGACGGCACGGCCGGAGCAGTGATCCTGGCCCGGTCGGACCTGTTCCCGGACTCGCTGGCGGCCGCCCCCCTGGCCGTCAACACGACCGCCCCCATCCTGCTGACGGCGCCCACGAGCCTCGACGCCCGCACGGCGGCGGAGATCACCCGGGTCCTCCTGCCGGGCGGGACGGTCTACCTCCTGGGCCAGACGGCGGCGCTGTCGACTGACGTCGAGAACGCCGTCACCAAGATGGGCTACACGGTCGACCGCATCGGCGGGGCGGACCGCTTCGCCACCGCCGCCGACATCGCCAGCAGCATCGGCTCGGTCACCAAGGTCCTCCTGGCCGACGGCACGAACTTCCCGGACGCCGTCTCCGCCGCTGCGGCGTGCGGGCCGGCCGGAACGGTCATTGCCCTCACCGACGGCACCACGATGCCGGGCGCCACGACCGACTTCTTGACCTCGCACAGCGGGGCCCCGGTGGTCGCGGTGGGTGGCCCTGCAGCCAATGCCTACCCCTCCGCCACCACCAAGCTGGTCGGGGCCGACCGCTACGGCACCTCGGTCATGGTGGCCCAGGCCTTCTTCTCCAACCCCACCGGGGCGGGGATGGCCACCGGCCTCGACTTCCCCGACGCTCTCACCGCCGGCCCCTACCTGGCCGCCGGGTGGCCGATGCTGCTCACCGATCCCCAGTCGATCCCGGCGGTCGTGAGCCAGTACCTCAACAGCATCAAGCCCGGGATGAGCGCCGGCATCGTGATCTTCGGTGGCCCGGCGGCGGTCAGCGACTCGGCGATGCAGCAGGCCAAGACGCTCCTCGGGGTGTCGTAGCCGCACCATCGCACAACAGCAGTGTGGGGGGCCCGGGCCTTGCGCCCGGGCCCCTCTTGTCGTGCGGGAAAGGCGCGCTGGTGTGCGGTCCGACAGGTGGGCCAGGATGACCTCCATGTCCACCAGCACGACCGCCCTTCTGGTCATGGACGTCCAGGTCGGCGTCGTCGAGCGCTTCGCCGCCGAGTCCCCGGACCTTCTTTCTGCCCTCGGCCGGGCCGTCGCCGCTGCTCGCACGGCGGGGGTGACGGTGATCTACGTCCGGGTGGCGTTCAGAGCCGGCGCCCCGGAGGTGAGCCCGAACAACCGCGCCTTCTCCGCCATCGCCGGTGCCTCGGGCTTCGGGGAGGCCGATCCGGCCACGCAGGTCCACCCGGCGGTGGCGCCCCAGGCGGCCGACGTCGTCGTCCTCAAGAAGCGGGTCAGCGCCTTCACCGGAAGCGACCTCGAGGTCGTGCTGCGCTCCCGGGGCGTCGACTCCCTCGTGCTGGCGGGCATCGCCACCAGCGGGGTGGTGCTGTCGACCCTCCGGCAGGCCGCCGATCTGGACTACGGCCTGACCGTGCTCGAGGACGGCTGTTCGGACCGCGACCCCGAGGTCCACCGGGTGCTGATGGAGAAGGTCTTCCCCCGACAGGCCGCGGTTGTCACCGTCGACGACTGGATCCGGGACCTCCGGTCCGAGCGATGAGGCGGGCGGGCCGGTCGGTCCGCCCCCAAACGACTGCTCAGCCGCTGGTGGGCGCGAACAGCTTCTCGGTCAGCAGCTCGAGCAGCTCGCCCACCTCGAGCGGCTTGGTCAGGAAGGCGTCCGCCCCCGCCGCGAGCAGGCGTTCGGCCTGACCCGGCGTGGCGTCGGCACTCAGCATGACCACGGGTATCGAGGCGGTGGCCGGGTCCTCCCGGAGGTGGCGCAGGACCTCGTCCCCGTTCATGTCGGGGAGGTGCCGGTCGAGCAGGATCAGCTCCGGAAGCGCCTCCCGGGCCAGCTCCAGCCCGAGGCGGCCCTGCATGGCCGACAGCAGCTCGACCTGACCGAACCGCGAGAGCACCCGCTCGACCAGACGGAGGTTCGAGAGGTTGTCCTCGATATAGAGGATGCGGTGGCCAGCCGGCCCTTCGGCCGGGCCGTCGTTCTCGCCCAGGTCGCTCTGGAGCCGTTCGTAGCGCTCGATCGGGCCCTCGGCCGCGGGCACCTGCACCCAGAAGCTGCTGCCCTGCCCGAAGGTCGACTCCACGTCGAGGGTCCCGCCCATGGCGCTCGCCAGGGCCCGGGACAAGGCCAGACCGACCC contains the following coding sequences:
- a CDS encoding isochorismatase family cysteine hydrolase, which produces MSTSTTALLVMDVQVGVVERFAAESPDLLSALGRAVAAARTAGVTVIYVRVAFRAGAPEVSPNNRAFSAIAGASGFGEADPATQVHPAVAPQAADVVVLKKRVSAFTGSDLEVVLRSRGVDSLVLAGIATSGVVLSTLRQAADLDYGLTVLEDGCSDRDPEVHRVLMEKVFPRQAAVVTVDDWIRDLRSER
- a CDS encoding ATP-binding protein, whose translation is SNAIKYNRDGGAVTVTAEAVGADVRITISDTGRGIRPEEMVRLFTPFDRLGAEADGIEGTGVGLALSRALASAMGGTLDVESTFGQGSSFWVQVPAAEGPIERYERLQSDLGENDGPAEGPAGHRILYIEDNLSNLRLVERVLSRFGQVELLSAMQGRLGLELAREALPELILLDRHLPDMNGDEVLRHLREDPATASIPVVMLSADATPGQAERLLAAGADAFLTKPLEVGELLELLTEKLFAPTSG